In Spirochaetota bacterium, a single genomic region encodes these proteins:
- a CDS encoding DUF4389 domain-containing protein, whose product MLVKCTNCDTSYSVNDEKVRNKKFSFSCPNCATNVIIDNREEKEPTRDPIEGANISEPPLSEEQQQEEPLIEEGIIDNKASTDTTTAIEEPETQELIEGEEELDLSDIESESLVEEGQEEELNLEDMSLDEEVRSEDILSGIDANDSEKAIVSEGNLEESVISNIDNEITDSTEAGTESELELNKMVETTETILIEESDDTSYIRAESQDLPLDNEDDFRPIEVETNDSEFNLEEPIIDVEKVSLHEDGHVEVVMDKIYPHSNELTEKINQVADDVQEEEMKTEDIFSKEDGDVDESITIDLDSLDIQFDDKETNGITELGTSKDGSTSDVQDEDHQISSQEEDLDITIDLDSLDLPLEEVEEVEEVKRGDFIDEEDKITVEDTGTTMEDLIANEEKPLVIESSVEDEIKLKIDEVAPEIDVNGYTGKSEGVLEIKSEGIKSKDNDFDDIDLENIIIDDIDTESESSLKVADELPDVETSRDFVKYKAELDKFEKETSDTVPGGAVIFSIDYSLKYSSLGALARLLILYLIRLLPHLLVILVYLILSVILGLINSIVILFTGESVEDFQEIQENTIRYITSIAACAMDVVEEVPKFAGKKDIDYSLQYSIIYPIKSSRILSILRLSVAGIILITLPHILLLTLLTVGSILVCLVGMISIIVIKRWPNALFTFMVHYFKYLVSVISFLFGVVDRYPSFKFE is encoded by the coding sequence ATGCTAGTAAAATGTACAAATTGTGATACTTCATATTCAGTTAATGATGAGAAGGTAAGAAATAAGAAGTTTAGCTTTTCATGTCCCAATTGTGCAACAAATGTTATTATTGATAATAGAGAAGAGAAAGAGCCTACAAGAGATCCAATTGAAGGGGCTAACATTTCTGAACCTCCCTTATCAGAAGAGCAACAACAAGAAGAGCCTCTCATAGAGGAAGGGATAATAGATAACAAGGCTAGTACTGATACTACAACAGCAATAGAGGAACCTGAAACTCAAGAATTAATCGAAGGGGAAGAGGAGTTAGATCTCTCTGACATTGAAAGTGAGTCTTTAGTGGAGGAAGGACAAGAAGAAGAACTAAACCTTGAAGATATGTCACTCGATGAAGAAGTAAGATCAGAAGATATTCTATCAGGTATAGACGCTAATGATAGCGAAAAAGCAATAGTTAGTGAAGGAAATTTAGAGGAGTCTGTTATATCTAATATTGATAATGAGATTACTGATTCAACTGAAGCTGGAACAGAGTCGGAATTAGAATTAAATAAAATGGTGGAGACTACAGAGACCATTCTCATTGAGGAATCTGATGATACATCTTACATTAGAGCAGAGAGTCAGGACCTACCTCTTGACAATGAGGATGATTTCAGACCAATAGAAGTTGAGACAAACGATTCTGAATTCAACCTAGAAGAACCCATAATAGATGTTGAGAAAGTTTCATTACATGAGGATGGACATGTAGAAGTAGTCATGGATAAAATCTATCCTCACTCGAACGAACTTACTGAAAAGATTAATCAGGTAGCTGATGATGTACAAGAAGAGGAGATGAAAACTGAGGATATCTTTTCCAAAGAAGACGGAGATGTAGATGAGAGTATTACTATTGATCTTGATTCTCTTGATATTCAATTTGATGATAAAGAGACAAATGGAATAACAGAGTTAGGAACATCTAAAGATGGTTCGACATCAGATGTTCAAGATGAAGATCATCAAATATCATCACAGGAGGAGGATTTAGATATCACGATAGATCTTGACTCTCTTGATCTGCCCTTAGAAGAGGTAGAAGAGGTAGAAGAGGTAAAAAGGGGTGACTTTATTGATGAAGAGGATAAAATTACAGTAGAGGATACTGGCACAACAATGGAAGATCTGATTGCTAATGAAGAAAAGCCTCTTGTCATTGAAAGCAGTGTTGAAGATGAGATTAAATTAAAAATTGATGAAGTAGCGCCGGAGATAGATGTAAATGGATATACAGGAAAGTCTGAAGGTGTCTTGGAGATAAAATCTGAAGGGATTAAATCAAAAGATAATGATTTTGATGATATCGATCTTGAAAACATAATAATTGATGATATAGATACAGAGTCAGAATCATCACTAAAGGTAGCAGATGAGTTACCTGATGTAGAAACTTCACGGGATTTTGTAAAATATAAAGCGGAGTTGGATAAATTTGAGAAAGAGACTTCAGATACAGTTCCGGGAGGAGCTGTAATCTTTTCAATTGATTACTCCTTAAAGTACTCTTCATTAGGTGCGCTTGCAAGACTGTTGATTTTATATCTTATAAGGCTTCTTCCTCATCTACTTGTCATACTAGTCTATCTTATCCTATCAGTTATTTTAGGTCTTATAAACTCGATTGTGATTCTATTTACAGGAGAATCCGTTGAAGATTTTCAAGAGATACAGGAAAATACTATTAGATATATCACCTCTATAGCCGCTTGTGCAATGGATGTAGTTGAAGAGGTACCAAAATTCGCCGGAAAGAAGGATATCGATTATTCCCTTCAGTACAGCATAATTTACCCTATTAAATCCTCTAGGATCCTTTCAATTCTAAGGTTATCTGTAGCAGGCATTATCTTAATTACATTGCCACACATATTACTACTAACCTTGCTTACTGTTGGTAGCATATTGGTTTGTCTTGTGGGAATGATCTCAATTATAGTTATAAAGAGATGGCCTAATGCCTTATTTACTTTTATGGTTCATTATTTTAAATATCTTGTGAGTGTCATCTCATTTCTATTTGGAGTAGTAGACAGATATCCATCCTTCAAATTTGAATAA
- a CDS encoding sulfite exporter TauE/SafE family protein, with product MFLIAVLIGIIAGTLSGFVGIGGGVIMIPALSFILKFNQHLSQGTTLAAMIPPIGILAAYEYYNSGYVNIPVALFIALGFIFGGYVGAKCALPIDDILLRRIFGVLILLISINMIIGK from the coding sequence ATGTTTCTTATAGCTGTTTTAATTGGTATTATTGCTGGTACTTTAAGCGGATTTGTCGGAATAGGGGGAGGGGTGATTATGATACCTGCTCTTTCGTTCATCCTAAAATTTAATCAACATCTTTCACAGGGTACAACCCTTGCGGCAATGATTCCCCCAATTGGAATACTTGCAGCATATGAATATTATAATAGTGGTTATGTAAACATTCCTGTAGCATTATTTATTGCATTGGGATTCATATTTGGTGGTTATGTCGGCGCTAAATGTGCATTGCCTATCGATGATATTCTTCTGAGAAGGATTTTCGGAGTGCTTATTCTTCTAATCTCAATTAATATGATCATTGGTAAATAG